In Candidatus Schekmanbacteria bacterium RIFCSPLOWO2_02_FULL_38_14, the genomic stretch ATTTTGAAAATGACCAAAGGGTTTGAGCTGGAAGCACTCGGATTGGGAATATTTGTTATGTTTATTTCAGTAGTGGTTAATATCCTTGTGTCTCGGTATCTTTTGAAGGTCGCACGTGAAACTTCATCAATTGCCCTTGAAGCTGATGCTGCTCATCTTACAACAGATGTATATACTTCATTAGGAGTTTTTGCAGGGCTTTTTGCTGTCAAATTGACAGGCTATAATATTCTTGACCCGATAATTGCCATAGCTGTAGCACTCTTTATTATAAGAGCTGCATATCTGATAACCAAAAAAACTGTTCTTGATCTTGTAGATTATTCAATTCCTGATGAAGAGGCTGAAAAAATCAGAAAAATTCTCAAAGAGCATCAGGATAAGTTTATAAGCTATCATAAATTCAGGTCAAGAAAATCAGGCAGTGAAAGACAGATTGACTTACATCTTGTAATGGCAAACGGAATAAGCCTCAGTGATGCACATAAATTCTGCACTCATATCGAGAAGGATATTGAGAGAATTCTTCCAGGTTCAATAGTTACAATCCACGTAGAACCAGCATAGGGAAAATCCTAAATACTAAATCCGAAATCCTAAACAAATTCAAATGACCAAAATTCAAATCTCAAAGCAGTTCAGAACATTGAAATTTTGAATTTTGATATTGTTTAGGATTTAGATATTAGAATTTAGAATTTTTATTCTGATGCTATCCACTCCGTCTCCCCTATCCCTTTTGCAAAACAGATGTAGCGGACTTTCTTTGGAGTGATTTTTATCAGCTTCATCAACTGCGGCGGCGGTGGGTTTATCCCCTTCATCTCCTTTTTAAAGCTCTCAATCTCTTCTTTGAAAAGCTGAAAGGCTTTCATTNNNNNNNNNNNNNNCTGAACAGTATAGATTTTTGCCTCTCCCTCATAATTTATTCCCCTCACAGCCCTCATAGTTCTATGCGGAGAATATATGCTCAGTGCAACTCTCGAATTTTCCCTGATGTTATCAATCTTTCCTCCCCCCTCAGTCATTATGTAAATTGTCATTCCGTCATTTTTGTAATCAACTGCTGTTGCCCTTGGCACACCTTCTTTATTTACAGTACAAAGAACACAGACATTGTTTAATTTAAGATAATTTACAATTTCATTTTCCAGCTCTTCACGGCTCGGTTTTGCAGGCTCAAGGCCCAATCCCTTCATATAGGAATCAAGAATTTCTTTTTTCAACTCCGGAGTGAGTTCCATTAACAGATCCTCCTTTTCATTAAATCAGTTTATTTCTCTCAAAATCACCCTTGCAGGCGCGCCATCTCCTCCACTAATTTTAAGTGGCAGGCATATAAGCTCATATTCTCCCTGTGAAACTTTTAAAAGATTAATCCCTTCAAGGAGAATGACTCCGTTTCCCAGCAATATATGGTGGGCAGGAGCGCCTGGTATCCCAAAACCCTCAACAGAGAGGTAGTCTATTCCAAGCAGTTTAACTCCTGCTTCTACAATAAATTTAGCTGCCTTATCAGTTATGTAAACAAATTCCTTAAAGAATTTTTTCCTTCTCTCCCAGATTTTAGAGTTTGTTGTCTTGAATAAAACTCTCTCTTTTCCTTCCAAATTCAGTTTATTAATATCTTTTATATTGATTTTCTTCTCAGCATCTATTTCAAATACCCATGCCTTTCCTATAAAAATCCCCAGCGGAATTTCATCCATTTTCTTCCCCTTTTTAAGAAAATGGTAAGGAGCATCTACATGGGTACCGGTATGAGACCCAAATGAAATGCGCGACACATTGCAGGAACTTCCCTTTGAAATCTGGCGGTTTGGTCTTATCTTGACTTTCGGGTCTCTTGGCCATGCATGCATCCCCTCAAAAATAGGAACTGAGATATCGTAAATTTTCATCAGTTTCTTTCAGAAAAGAGTCGAAAATAACTTACCTATTCAGAGGTTGAAGTTAGTTCTGAAAATTTCGCCACTAAGACAGTTCTTAATCATGCTATTTGCTCGCTGTCAATTATAATTTTGAATTCTTGCTTTTCCTTAGAGCTTGTTAAAAGAGAAAATGTTAACTCCTTCAATCCTCTTGCAAAACTTAACGATTTTCAGGAAGCAGGTCGTATATTGTATAAATGAGGCCTAATTAATTTCTGTACAATCAGTAGGTATAAAGCCCCAAATCAGCGGCGCGGTTGTATCGCGTCCGCTGGAGCGATTTATTAAATTGAAGCAATCTGGTACAAGGCAGTTTGATTGATTTGGACTTCCTGAGATATATCTTAATTGCCGAGAGCCGGAATCGAACCGGCACAGAGCTAAGCTCCGAGGGATTTTAAGTCCCTTGCGTCTACCAATTCCGCCATCCCGGCAAGAAATTGTTTCAATGCCTTTTCTTATAGACAATAAAATTAAAAGTCAAATTCTTTTTTATGACCTGCATTAGCAAGTTAAAAACAACAGCGGTTAATAGCAACGTTAAAATGTAATGTTGCAAAAAAATATAGACTTTTTAAAAGTACTTTTGTATATTTCAAAATCTGAATAGGCACGTAGCTCAGCGGTAGAGTGCTGCCTTGACACGGCAGAGGCCAGGGGTTCGACACCCCTCGTGCCTATTAATTAATTTTATGAGGAGAAAAAAGAGAAAATAAATCTTATGAGTCAAGTCCAGATCGCCCTTGAGGATGGCAGAACACACACAGTCTCATCAGGAAAATCAGTAGCAGAAATTCTTTCTTCTATTAATTCAAAATCCTTGGAAAATATCATTGCATGCAAGGTTGATGGTGCCCTTGAGGATTTAAGTTATATAGTTGACAAAAACATATCCTTAGAGACAATTTCAAAAAACTCTCAGGAAGGCCTTGAAATCCTGCGCCACAGCACTTCCCATATAATGGCTCAGGCGGTTAAGGAACTTTACCCTGAAACCAAAGTCGCAATTGGTCCGGCAATAGAAAACGGATTCTACTACGACTTTGACAGAACTACCCCTTTCACTCCACAGGACCTTGAAAAAATAGAAAATAAAATGGAAGAAATAATCAGGTCAGGTTCTGCGTTCAAAAAAAATATATTTAAAAAAGAAAATGCAATAAAATATTTCCAGTCAAAAGGTGAAATCTATAAGGTTGAGCTTTTGGAAGAAATTCCTCAGGGAGAGGTTACTGTTTATGAGCAGGGAAGTTTCACAGACCTTTGCCGCGGGCCCCACATTCCTAAAACCTCATTTGTTTCCTCATTCAAACTTCTCAGTGTAGCCGGAGCCTACTGGCGGGGCAATGAAAAAAAACAGATGCTTCAGAGAATCTACGGAATATCCTTTTTTGATTCCTCAGAGCTTGAAAACTATTTAAAAAACTTAGAAGAAGCAAGAAAAAGAGACCACAGAAAGATTGGAAAAGAGCTTGAACTCTTCAGCATTCATGATGAAATTGGGCCTGGTCTGGTTGTATATCACCCAAAAGGTGCAATGCTCAGAACAATGCTTGAAGATTTTGAAAAAAAAGAGCACCTGAAAAGAGGATATCAGATAGTAATTGGTCCGACTCTTTTAAAATTAGACCTATGGAAACAATCAGGGCATTATGACAACTACCGTGAGATGATGTATTTCACAGAAATAGAAGGACAAACTTACGGAATAAAACCTATGAACTGTATTTCCCATATGCTGATATACAAGAGCAAGACAAGGAGCTATCGTGACCTACCTTTAAGGTTTTTTGAACTTGGAACTGTTCACCGCCATGAAAAATCCGGTGTCCTTCATGGGTTGCTTAGAGTAAGAGGGTTCACACAGGACGATGCTCACATACTTTGTACTCCTGAACAACTTCAGGATGAAATCTCAGGAATTATTGACTTTGTTGATTATGTGATGAGAATATTTAAATTTGAATATATATTAGAATTAAGCACAAAACCTGAAAAATCCATTGGCAGTGATGAGGATTGGAAAAGAGCTACCAATGCTCTGGTTTCTGCCCTTAATAAAAGAGGGCTAGGATTTGAGACATGTGTTGGAGAGGGAGCATTTTATGGCCCTAAAATAGATATAAAACTTAAAGATATACTTGGAAGACTATGGCAGTGTGCAACAATCCAGTGTGATTTTGCTCTTCCTGAAAGATTTGACCTCTCCTACACAGACCACGATGGAAAACCATACAGGCCTGTAATGCTCCATCGTGTAATACTGGGTTCAATGGAAAGATTCCTTGGGATTTTAATAGAACATTTTGCTGGAGCTTTCCCAACCTGGCTTGCTCCGGTTCAGTCAAGAATATTGACAATTACCAACAAAGTAGACCAGTATGGAGAGAAAATAAAAAGTTTGCTAATCAATGAAGGAATCCGTTGCGAATTTGATTCAAGAAATGAAAAAATTTCATTCAAAATCAGAGAAGCACAGCTTCAGAAAATTCCTTATTTTCTTATAGTAGGAAAAAGGGAGGAAAAAGAAGAAACAGTTTCAGTAAGGCTTAGAGACGGAAGAGACTTAGGTTCTACCCCCATTTCAGAAGTAATCAGAATGATTAATAACGATATTACTTCAAAGAAACTATTACCAGGAGGTGATATAGTATAATCAAAAGAGTAAGAGTCAATGAGAAAATAATTGCTAAGGAGATAAGAGTAATTTCATCATCAGGTGAGCAGCTTGGAATCCTTACACCTGCTGAAGCATTAAAAATTGCCCAAAACGAAGGGTTAGACCTTGTAGAAATAGCTCCATCAGCAAACCCTTCTGTATGCAAAGTTATGGACTATGGTAAATTTTTATTTCAGCAGAAAAAGAAATCACACGATTCAAGAAAGAAACAAAAGATTTTCCATGTCAAAGAGGTAAAGTTAAGGCCTAAAACAGAAAAACACGATATCGAATTTAAAACAAAGCATATAGAAAGATTTCTGAAGTTAGGTGATAAGGCAAAGGTTATAGTAATGTTCCATGGAAGAGAGTTGGCTTACACCAATATTGGAAGAGAAATACTTGGGAAAATAGCAGACGCTGTAAAGGAACTTGGTGTAATTGAGCAACCTCCAAGGCTTGAAGGAAGTAACATGACTATGATTCTGAGCCCAAAACATAACTAAAGAAAAGATAACTGGATAATATAAATAGTTTGGTTCTTTAATAGTCTAATTTCTTATCATCTTCAGGTTTCTAACGAGAATAAACTAATTATTTGCCAATGATCTTTTAGAGCAACCAGGACAAATGATTCAAAAAGCATTTAAAGGCATAGGTGTTTCTCCAGGAATAGTAATCGGAAAGGCTTATCTCCTAAACCGTGAAATTGAATCAATTCCGAAGTATAGGCTTGGAGAACACGAGAAAGAAAAAGAAATTCAGCGTTTTAAAGAAGCAATCAATCTTTCAATCAGTCAGATTAAAAGCATCAAGGAACGTCTTTCCAAGGCTCTCGGGCAGGAACATGTCTACATTTTTGATGCCAAAATATTGATGCTTCAGGACGAAACGCTTCATAAAAAGGTTACAGAAAACATAATGCATAAGAAAATGAATGCAGAGTGGGCTCTTTCAGAATCTATCGGGGATCTGGTCAATATTTTTTCTAGCTTTGATGATGAATATTTAAAAGAACGAAGAACTGATATTGATAATCTTGGTAAAAGGATACTTGCAAACCTTATGGGACATGAACATGAAAGTATATCAGACATTAAAGAAAAGGTTATAGTTATTGCTCATGACCTTGCCCCTTCAGACACAGCCCAGATGCAGAAAGACAAGGTAACTGCCTTTGCCACTGATATTGGTGGTAAAACCTCGCATACAGCTATTATGGCAAGATGCCTGGAAATCCCTGCTGTCGTAGGTTTGGAAAATATAACTAACTATGCTAAAAACGGAGATAATATTATTGTTGACGGAAACTCTGGAGAAGTTCTGATAAATCCGGATGAGCACACATATCAAACCTATTTAGAAAGGCAAATTGAATTTAATGTTTTTCAGCAGGACCTTTATAAGTTAAAGGATTTACCTGCAGTGACTTTGGATGGTCAAAGAATAAACATAACTGCTAATATCGAACTGTCAAAAGAAATTGATGCTGTTACAGACCATGGTGCTGATGGAATAGGGTTGTACAGAACGGAATTTTTATATTTAAACCGAAAAACTCTTCCTTCTGAAGAAGAACAGTTTGAAAACTACAGAGTTGTTGCAAAAAAAATTGCACCACTTCCTGCTATTCTTCGCACTCTTGACTTAGGAGGCGACAAATTCCTTTCCCACTTGGACCTTGCAGAAGAAATGAATCCTGCTATGGGTCTCAGGGCTATAAGGTTCTGCCTTGACCAACCATGGATTTTCAAAACTCAGCTAAGAGCAATTTTGAGGGCAAGTATTTATGGCAACCTGAAAATAATGTATCCTATGATTTCTGGAATCAATGAATTAACAAAAGCCAATTCAATACTTGAAGAGTGCAAAAAAGAATTAAGGAAAGAAGGAAAACCGTTCAACGAAAACATTCCGGTTGGAATAATGATTGAAGTCCCAACCGCTGCCCTGACTGCAGATATTCTTGCAAAAGAAGTCGATTTTTTCAGTATTGGAACAAATGACCTGATCCAGTATTCACTCGCTATTGACCGCGTAAATGAAAAAGTAGCATATCTTTACGACCCGCTTCATCCTGCAATTTTAAGATTAATAAAAAATGTAATAGATTCAGCAAAAGAAGAAAGCATCCCAACCTGTCTATGCGGTGAAATGGGAGGTGAAACATTATATAGTTTAATCCTTATTGGCTTAGGTATTGATGAACTAAGCATGAATCCAAGCTCTATCTTAACCATAAAAAAAATGATAAGAGCTATTACTTTAGAAGAAGCAAAAAGAATTGCAAACCATGCTCTTACCCTAAAAACTTCAAAGGAGATAGAAGACTATGTGAAAAAGGAAATAAAAAATAAATTTCACAACAAGTTCATATTCAACTAAATCAACAAATAACTACAACTTTTTTAGAGGAGTTCTACTGTGAGCAGAAAAGATTTTTTATTTACGTCAGAATCTGTAACAGAAGGGCATCCAGATAAAATAGCAGATCAGATATCTGATGCTGTTTTAGATGCTGTTATCAGTCAAGATCCTAATTCAAGGGTTGCCTGCGAAACTATGGTAACCACTGGAATGGTAGTTATAGCAGGAGAAATAACTACAAAAGCAATTATAGACATTCCTAAAACAGCAAGGGAAACTATCAGGGAGATAGGATATACAAGGGCTAAATACGGATTTGACTGCGAAACATGTGCAGTTCTTACCTCGATTGATAAGCAGTCACCTGATATAGCTCAGGGAGTAGATGCATCAGACGCCAAACCTCAGGGAGCAGGTGACCAGGGACTTATGTTCGGATATGCCTGCGATGAAACACCCGAGCTTATGCCAATGCCAATATCACTCGCACATAAGCTGGCTCTGAAATTATCAGAAATGAGAAAAAACAATGTATTAAATTACCTCAGGCCAGACGGAAAAACACAGGTAACAGTGGAATATGTTGATGGAATGCCTGCAAGGATTGATACGGTAATAGTATCTTCACAGCACGGTCCTGATATCACTCCAAAAGAAATGAAAGCAGATATTATTGAAAAAATAATAAAACCTGTTATGCCTAAAGGGCTTTTCAATGAGAATGATGCGACAATTTACATAAATCCAACCGGAAGATTCGTAGTTGGCGGGCCTATGGGCGACTGCGGGTTAACAGGAAGAAAAATAATCGTTGATACTTATGGGGGGGTTGGAAGCCATGGTGGCGGAGCTTTTTCCGGAAAGGACCCATCCAAGGTTGACAGGTCTGCTTCCTATATGGCAAGGCATATTGCAAAAAACATTGTAGCTTCAGGTGTTGCAAAAAAATGTGAAGTACAGTTGGCATATGCAATAGGAATTGCTGAGCCTGTTTCCATTATGATTGATACATTCAATACCGGAAAAATTTCTCTTGCTGAACTTAGAAAAATTGTAAGAGATACTTTTGACTTAACTCCATCAGGTATAATTAAATACCTTGATTTAAAACGTCCTATTTATAAAAAGACTGCTGCTTATGGACATTTTGGAAGAAATGAACCTGAGTTTACATGGGAAAAAATAAATAAGGCTGAAGAAATAAGGAAGGCAGCGGGATTCTAACGTAAAAGCATAAATCAAAATAAGTAAAAAGGAGTAAATTAGTGAATTATGATGTCAAAGATTTAGGACTTTCCAAAATTGGAAAGCTTCGCATTGAGTGGGCAAATCAGGAAATGCCGGTACTGAATCTCATTAAAAAAAGATTTGAAAAAGAAAAACCCCTTAAAGGTCTGAGATTAGGCGCATGCCTGCACGTTACAACAGAAACAGCAAACCTAATGATAACTCTGAAAGCAGGCGGGGCATCTGTTGCAGTATGTGCCTCAAACCCATTAAGCACGCAGGATGATGTGGCAGCATCGCTTGTAAGGGATTTCAACATACCTGCTTTCGCCATAAAAGGTGAAGACAATAAAACATATTATAAACATATAAACAGCATCCTTGGCTTCAACCCACATATTACAATGGATGATGGAGCTGATTTGGTGTCAGAGGTACATACAAAAAGAAAAGATTTGGCAAAAAATATTATTGGAGGAACAGAGGAAACCACTACAGGAGTAATAAGATTAAGAAGCATGGCTGAAAAAGGAGTCTTAATGTTTCCTGTTATTTCAGTAAATGATGCAAATACCAAGCACTTTTTTGATAACAGATATGGAACAGGTCAGAGTACAATCGATGGTATTATGCGTGCTACAAATAGGATGATAGCAGGCTCACGTTTCGTTGTCTGTGGCTATGGATGGTGCGGTCGTGGAGTTGCAATGCGGGCAAATGGCATGGGTGCAAGAGTAATTGTAACTGAAGTAAACCCATTAAAAGCCATTGAAGCAGTTATGGATGGTTATGATGTTATGCCGATCGCGGAGGCTGCAAAGATTGGTGACTTTTTTGTTACTCTTACCGGAGATATAAATGTAATTAGAAAAGAACATTTCCCAAAAATGAAGGATGGGGCAATTGTTGCAAACTCCGGACATTTTAATGTTGAAATTGATCTGAAAGGACTTAACCATCTGGCAAAGAAAAAAAGAATAGTCAGAGAATTTGTTGAGGAATACACATTAAAAGATGGCAGAAAAATAAATGTTCTTGGAGAAGGGAGATTAATCAATTTAGCCTCCGCAGAGGGACATCCTTCAAGTGTTATGGATATGAGCTTCGCCAATCAGTCTTTGGGAGCAGAATATCTCGCAAAAAACAGTAAGAACCTGCAACGTCAGGTTTATAAAATACCTGAGAAAATTGACGCTGAGATTGCACGACTTAAATTAAAATCAATGGAAATCAAAATAGATAATCTGACAAAAGAACAGCAACATTACCTCTCCTCTTGGGAAATGGGAACCTGATAACAAAGATTAGAGCTAAAATTACTAAGCAAGTATAAAAGGGTTCAAGTATATTAAAAAATAATTTAATGCTTGAACCCTTTTATTTTATTAATTGTTTTTCCAAGAATTTTTCATATTATCAGGCTTTATCGATCAT encodes the following:
- a CDS encoding methionine adenosyltransferase; amino-acid sequence: MSRKDFLFTSESVTEGHPDKIADQISDAVLDAVISQDPNSRVACETMVTTGMVVIAGEITTKAIIDIPKTARETIREIGYTRAKYGFDCETCAVLTSIDKQSPDIAQGVDASDAKPQGAGDQGLMFGYACDETPELMPMPISLAHKLALKLSEMRKNNVLNYLRPDGKTQVTVEYVDGMPARIDTVIVSSQHGPDITPKEMKADIIEKIIKPVMPKGLFNENDATIYINPTGRFVVGGPMGDCGLTGRKIIVDTYGGVGSHGGGAFSGKDPSKVDRSASYMARHIAKNIVASGVAKKCEVQLAYAIGIAEPVSIMIDTFNTGKISLAELRKIVRDTFDLTPSGIIKYLDLKRPIYKKTAAYGHFGRNEPEFTWEKINKAEEIRKAAGF
- a CDS encoding adenosylhomocysteinase, with protein sequence MNYDVKDLGLSKIGKLRIEWANQEMPVLNLIKKRFEKEKPLKGLRLGACLHVTTETANLMITLKAGGASVAVCASNPLSTQDDVAASLVRDFNIPAFAIKGEDNKTYYKHINSILGFNPHITMDDGADLVSEVHTKRKDLAKNIIGGTEETTTGVIRLRSMAEKGVLMFPVISVNDANTKHFFDNRYGTGQSTIDGIMRATNRMIAGSRFVVCGYGWCGRGVAMRANGMGARVIVTEVNPLKAIEAVMDGYDVMPIAEAAKIGDFFVTLTGDINVIRKEHFPKMKDGAIVANSGHFNVEIDLKGLNHLAKKKRIVREFVEEYTLKDGRKINVLGEGRLINLASAEGHPSSVMDMSFANQSLGAEYLAKNSKNLQRQVYKIPEKIDAEIARLKLKSMEIKIDNLTKEQQHYLSSWEMGT
- a CDS encoding phosphoenolpyruvate--protein phosphotransferase, whose amino-acid sequence is MIQKAFKGIGVSPGIVIGKAYLLNREIESIPKYRLGEHEKEKEIQRFKEAINLSISQIKSIKERLSKALGQEHVYIFDAKILMLQDETLHKKVTENIMHKKMNAEWALSESIGDLVNIFSSFDDEYLKERRTDIDNLGKRILANLMGHEHESISDIKEKVIVIAHDLAPSDTAQMQKDKVTAFATDIGGKTSHTAIMARCLEIPAVVGLENITNYAKNGDNIIVDGNSGEVLINPDEHTYQTYLERQIEFNVFQQDLYKLKDLPAVTLDGQRINITANIELSKEIDAVTDHGADGIGLYRTEFLYLNRKTLPSEEEQFENYRVVAKKIAPLPAILRTLDLGGDKFLSHLDLAEEMNPAMGLRAIRFCLDQPWIFKTQLRAILRASIYGNLKIMYPMISGINELTKANSILEECKKELRKEGKPFNENIPVGIMIEVPTAALTADILAKEVDFFSIGTNDLIQYSLAIDRVNEKVAYLYDPLHPAILRLIKNVIDSAKEESIPTCLCGEMGGETLYSLILIGLGIDELSMNPSSILTIKKMIRAITLEEAKRIANHALTLKTSKEIEDYVKKEIKNKFHNKFIFN
- a CDS encoding translation initiation factor IF-3, producing MIKRVRVNEKIIAKEIRVISSSGEQLGILTPAEALKIAQNEGLDLVEIAPSANPSVCKVMDYGKFLFQQKKKSHDSRKKQKIFHVKEVKLRPKTEKHDIEFKTKHIERFLKLGDKAKVIVMFHGRELAYTNIGREILGKIADAVKELGVIEQPPRLEGSNMTMILSPKHN
- a CDS encoding threonine--tRNA ligase, encoding MSQVQIALEDGRTHTVSSGKSVAEILSSINSKSLENIIACKVDGALEDLSYIVDKNISLETISKNSQEGLEILRHSTSHIMAQAVKELYPETKVAIGPAIENGFYYDFDRTTPFTPQDLEKIENKMEEIIRSGSAFKKNIFKKENAIKYFQSKGEIYKVELLEEIPQGEVTVYEQGSFTDLCRGPHIPKTSFVSSFKLLSVAGAYWRGNEKKQMLQRIYGISFFDSSELENYLKNLEEARKRDHRKIGKELELFSIHDEIGPGLVVYHPKGAMLRTMLEDFEKKEHLKRGYQIVIGPTLLKLDLWKQSGHYDNYREMMYFTEIEGQTYGIKPMNCISHMLIYKSKTRSYRDLPLRFFELGTVHRHEKSGVLHGLLRVRGFTQDDAHILCTPEQLQDEISGIIDFVDYVMRIFKFEYILELSTKPEKSIGSDEDWKRATNALVSALNKRGLGFETCVGEGAFYGPKIDIKLKDILGRLWQCATIQCDFALPERFDLSYTDHDGKPYRPVMLHRVILGSMERFLGILIEHFAGAFPTWLAPVQSRILTITNKVDQYGEKIKSLLINEGIRCEFDSRNEKISFKIREAQLQKIPYFLIVGKREEKEETVSVRLRDGRDLGSTPISEVIRMINNDITSKKLLPGGDIV
- a CDS encoding cation transporter, whose translation is MEQIRKKKRRAASYSIISNSTLIVLKGIAGFVTGSISIIAESIHSAVDLLAAVIAYVAVSYSSNPPDKKHPYGHGKIENIAGAIEAILIFAAAGYIIYESILKMTKGFELEALGLGIFVMFISVVVNILVSRYLLKVARETSSIALEADAAHLTTDVYTSLGVFAGLFAVKLTGYNILDPIIAIAVALFIIRAAYLITKKTVLDLVDYSIPDEEAEKIRKILKEHQDKFISYHKFRSRKSGSERQIDLHLVMANGISLSDAHKFCTHIEKDIERILPGSIVTIHVEPA